The Acidipropionibacterium virtanenii DNA segment TCGCAGAGCGGCGCCTCGTGGTGCGAGCCGGCTCCTCGGCGCCCTCCGCGGCCGCCTCCGGCTCTGCGGTCGTCTTCGGCTCGGCGACCGGTGCGGCCTTCCCCGACGCCGTCGGCGCCTTCGTCGCGCCGCTCTCCTTCGCCGACGATGCGGCCGTACGGGTGGACCTCCGCCGTCCGACGGGCGGACGGGGCAGATCGGAGGCGTCGGTGTCGGCGGTGATGACGCTGCCGCCCGATCCGGCGGCCGTGGTGACGACCTTCGTCACCGGGGTCGACGCGGTAGTGGCGGCCGGCGCTCCGGCGGGACGGGAGGCCGCCCGATGGCGCCGCCTCGTCACGGGCGCCTCCGGTTCTTTCCCGTCGTCGTTGAAGATGGAATTCTCAGAAGTGTCCTGGACCATATGGTCTCCTAGGCCTTGCGGCACAATCAGATGCCCGCAGCCTCCCGAAGTTCCGCGACCGTTCGGCGCGGCGCCCTTCGAGGGAGCGAGACAAAAGCTGGCGGTGAGCTCCGAGGCCCTGATCCCCCGCGGTCGCCGTGGCGTCGCGGTATGGATCCCGACTCTGGAGATTGGGGCGGTGCCCCGTCACCTGATGCCGATTATGCCACAAACTTTGCCGCCGGCGGTGGAGGCGACTCCCCCTACACCCCTCGATGCGCCGGTCGCGCTGTGGTCCGGGTTTCTCCCGCGGGCCTCTCGCAAGGCTTGGCGATGACCCCCCGCCCCCCTCAACACGCCACTCAGGCGTCGCTCCAGACGCGTCTGGGACCGCCGTCCAGCGGATCCAGCAACTCGGTGAGAATCCCCCGAGCGGGATCGACCGGCCGCCCCTGAGCCAGCCTCACCGACAGGCAGCCGGCCGGATCCAGAGCCCCGGCCTGCTGGGCCAGAGCGGTCAGGACGTCATCGGGACGCACCAGCGGCGTCCGGTGCCACAGCATGAGCCGCAGGCTTCCCTCGTGGAGGTCCAGCCCGATCAGTGCCGAGCGGACATCGAACTCGCGCCGGCCCGATTTCGTCATCCGTGTCACGAGATGGGACTCTGCGGCCAGCAGCTCCGCGACGGCCGGCCCCAGCCCGACCACGGGCCCGGGGTCCATCAGCCAGGCCGAGGCCGTGAGAAGCTCCGTGAACGGCGTCCGATCGGTCTCCACCACCCGCAGTACCGCCAGCCCGGAGGGCAGCGAGTCATCCAGTTCCCGGGCGACCCAGGACGGATCGCGACGCGAGGCGAGTCCGATCTCCAGGTACTCCGCCTCGCTGGCCGCACCGGTGGCCGAGGCGCTGGCATAGGAGATCCGCGGGTGGGGATGGAATCCCGATGAGTACGACATCGGGACCCGGGCCCTGTTCAGCGCCCGCTCGATCGCCCGCGCGACATCCCGGTGACTGGTGAACCTCGCAGTTCCGCGCTTGGCGTAGTGCACCCGCAGCCGCTGTACCGGGGGCTCCTGCTGCTCGGGCTGCCCCGCCGTCCGTCTCGCCACAGCTCGAAAGGCTAGCTCACGCCATCTCCACCGGTAGCGCGCCCTCGGCCCGGCTCTGCCCGGCCAACACCCGGGCGACCGCGTCGACCGCCGGTGGGGCCAAGGAGTAGACGGCCAACTGGGTCACGGCAGCGGGCAGGTACGCCGCGTCATAGGGCACACCGACCGAGACCGCCACCGTCGTCGTCCCCGATTCAGCCAGCCGGCCGACCAGCTCCGCCTGGGCCGATCCTGCCGCGACGTCATGGGTGAGGCACACCACCAGATCCTGATCGCGAGCGGCCACGGCCAGCCCCGCCGCGGCGGCGGCCGACGGCTCCCGACCGGTCTGCTCGCCCCGGACGACGGCGCCGAAGCCGCGCAGCCGCCCGGCCAGCAGAGCGACCAGGTCCCCGTCCTGGGCCTCGCCCCACCCGCAGACCAGCACCCTCAGACCTGCCAGAGACCCGGGCAGCGGCGCCCCCTCGTTGACCCTCGTGACGGCTGCCGCGGCGACCTGATCGGCCACCTCCCGATGAGCCGGTGAACCCACCACCGACAGGTCGGGCGCCGCGATCGGCGAACCGCCCCGAAGGAGCCCGCGCCGGGCCTTGAGACGCAGCACCCGCAGCACCTTGGCGTCGAGTTCGGCCGGCGGCAACCGACCCCCGGTCACCGCCGCCGTCACGGCGTCCCGGGCTCCGAGGGGATCGGGAGGCATCAGGATCAGGTCGGCCCCCGCCAACAGGGCCCGTACCGCGATCTCGGGATCGTCATGGTCCTGGCGCACCCCGCTCATCTGCAGCGAGTCGGTGATGATCACCCCGTCGAATCCCAGGCCGGTGCGCAGCATGCCGTCGAGCACGCGGCGGCTCAATGTGGCGGGCTGCCCGTCGGGCTCCAGTTCGGGGAGGCGGATGTGGGCGGTCATCACCATGTCGACGCCGGCCTCGATCGCCGACCTGAACGGCGGGGCGTCGACCCGCTCCCAGAGGGACCGGTCGTGCTCGATCACCGGCAGGCCGGTGTGCGAGTCCGTGGAGGTGTCCCCGTGCCCCGGGAAGTGCTTGGCGCACGCCGAGACTCCGGCGTCGTCCTGATACCCGCTCACCTGGGCGGCCACCATCCGCGCCACCAGGCCCGGATCGGAGCCGAAGGAGCGCACCCCGATCACCGGGTTGGCCGGGTTGACGTTGACGTCGGCGTCGGGGGCCAGATCCACATTGATGCCGACCGCCATCAGTTCCGCCCCGGTGATGGCCGCGCTGCGCCGCGCCAGCCCGGGATCCCCCGCCGCCGCCAAGGCCATCGCCCCGGGGAACAGAGTGGCCGGCGGGCCGAAACGGCTCGAGGGGCCCTGCTCCTGGTCGGTGGCGATGAGCATCCCCGTTCCCGAATCCTGCCGCGCGATCTCCTGGAGACGCCTCGACAGCCCGGCCAGAGCACCCGGACCCTCGGCGAAGGAGTCCGTCCACCGGAAGTAGATCGCCGATCCCAGGTGAAGCGCCCGGACCGCCTCTGCCGCGGTCGGCACGCCGAAGCGGCGCCCATTGCCCTCGTGGGGCCGGTCCGGATCGGTTCCGTAGACCTCGCACATCATCAGCTGGCCGATCTTCTCCGCCAGGCTCATCCTCGCCAGGATCTCCTCCGGCGTCTCCGCGATGCTCACGAGGCGTCACCGGCCGGGCTCACCCGCAGCGGGATCAGTGCACGTCCGGACGGCCCGATCTGGATCTCGGTGCCCATCTGCGGGCACACGCCGCAGTCGTAACACGGATTCCAGCGGCAGTCGTCGACGGGTTCCCCTCCCAGGGAGTCCTGCCAGTCGTCCCACAGCCAGTCGCGGTCGAGCCCCGCATCGAGATGATCCCACGGCAGCACCTCGGAGTAGTCGCGCTCACGGGTGGTGTACCAGTCCAGGCTCACCCCCAGCGGCTCGAGTTCCTGCTCGCAGCAGGCCACCCAGCGGTCGTAGGAGAAGTGCTCGTTCCATCCGTCGAAGACTCCCCCGTCCCGCCAGACGGCCTCGATCACCCGGCCGACCCGCCGGTCACCGCGCGAGAGCAGGCCCTCGATGATCCCGGGGCGGCCGTCGTGGTAACGCATCCCGATGGCCCGTCCGAACCGCCGATCGGCCCTGATGGCGTCGCGCAGCTTCCCCAACCGGTCGTCGATCGTCTCGGCCGATGCCTGCCCGGCCCACTGGAACGGGGTGTGGGGCTTGGGCACGAAACCGCCGATCGAGATCGTGCAGCGCACGTCCCGGCTTCCGGCGGCGGCCCTGCCCGCCTCGATGACGTGGGCCGCCATGTCGTGGATTCCCAGGACGTCCTCGTCGGTCTCGGTGGGCAGGCCGCACATGAAGTACAGCTTCACCTGCCGCCAGCCGTTGCCGAAGGCGGTGGCGACGGTCGAGATGAGATCCTCCTCGGTCACCTGCTTGTTGATCACCCGGCGCATCCGCTCCGAACCGCCCTCCGGGGCGAAGGTGAGCCCCGACCGCCGGCCGTTGCGGGACAGCTCATTGGCCAGATCGATGTTGAAGGCGTCGACCCGGGTACTCGGCAAGGACAGGGAGGTGTTGGTGCCCTCGTAGCGATCGGCCAGCTGACGGGTGATCTCACCGATCTCGGAATGGTCGGCGCTCGACAGGGAGAGCAGCCCCACCTCCTCCAGACCGGTTGCATTGAGGCCCTGTTCCACCATCGCCCCGATGGTGTCGATGGATCGCTCGCGGACCGGTCGGGTGATCATGCCGGCCTGGCAGAACCGGCAGCCCCTGGTGCAGCCGCGGAAGATCTCCACCGAGTACCGCTCGTGGACGGTCTCTGCGATCGGCACCACCGGACGGGCCGGGTAGGGCCACCGGTCGAGATCCATGACGGTGTGCTTGGCGACCGAGAACGGCGCCCGGACCCGATTGGGGGCCACCTGCCCGATCTGCCCGTCGGGCAGGTAGCCGACGTCGTAGAAGGAGGGCACATAGACCCCACCGGTCTCCGCAAGCCGCTGCAGCAGCTCCTCGCGCCCGCCAGGTCGGCCGTCCTCCTTCCAGCGGTCGAGGATCCTGCTCACCTCGAGCACCGCCTCCTCTCCGTCTCCGAGGATGGCGGCATCGATGAAGTCGGCGATCGGTTCGGGATTGAAGGAGGCGTGACCGCCGACGATGACCAGCGGATCGCAGTCGCGGCGATCGCACTGGTGGACGGGGATATCACCGAGATCCAGCGCGTTGAGAAGGTTCGTGTAGCCGAGCTCGGTCGACAGGGACACACCGACGATGTCGAACGCACCGATCCGACGATGGCCGTCCAGGGTGAACTGGGGCACTCCGGAGCTGCGCATGAGCCTCTCCATGTCCGGCCACACCGCGTAGCTGCGCTCCGCGAGGATCCAGTCCTGCTCGTTGAGCACCTCGTAGAGGATCGCGACGCCCTGGTTGGGCTGGCCCACCTCATAGGCGTCCGGGTACATCAGGGCCCACCGCACCCGGGCGCCGTCCCAGGGCTTCACCACACTGTTGACTTCTCCGCCCACGTACTGGATGGGTCTGCTCACACGGTTGAGCAGCGGCTCCAGACGCGGGAACAGATCCTCGGCCTCGGTATCGGCATTCACGACCGCCATGCTATGAGCACAGCGGCGCAGGGCACGAGACCGACGCCCGGACGTGCCGGGCGTCGGTCATGGATGGGGGTCAGGCCGCCGCGGCGTCAACCACGAGAAGATGCGGGAACCACAACCCGATCTCCCGTGCCGCCGACTCGGGGGAGTCGGAGGCGTGTACCAGATTGCGCCGCTGCTGGGTGCCGAAGTCGCCACGGATCGTGCCCGGCGCGGCATCCGCGCAGTCGGTCCTGCCGTTCGTGGCGCGCACCACCTGGATCGCTTTGCGGCCCTCCAGCACCATCGCGACCAACGGGCCCGAGGTGATGAAGTCCTCAAGCCCCTGGTAGTACTCCCGACCGATGTGCTCGGCGTAATGCGCCTTCGCCAGGTCGCCATCGATGGTGCGCATCTGCATCGCGAGCACCTTCAGTCCTCGCGCCTCGTATCTGCCGATGATCTCTCCGATGAGATGACGCTTCACTGCGTCCGGCTTGAGAAGCACGAGGGTACGTTGCTTGTCAGTCATGGCCCGACCATATCGCACCCGATCGGCGCCCGGACCCCACCCTCGGGTGTGTGCGGCTTCGCCCCGGGGCCCCGGTCAGCGTGCGGGCCGACGACTCTGAAGACGTCTTCCCAGCACGAAGGTGGAGACCCAGATCACCGCGAAGATCGCCCCGACCAGGTACATCATCGGGGTGAGCAGTCCCATCGCGACAGCCACGGCCTGGGTGAGCCAGCCCACCGGGTATCCCCAGCCGTGGCGCAGTCCCGCGAGCGCGGCCAGGCAGAGCACGATGCCCAGGGCTCCCGCGCCGATCGCCGGGCCGGCCGGCAGCTCCGAGATGAAGATCATCCCCGGCACGGCCAGCACGAAGACCACCGCCTCGAAGGTCAGGGTCGCGGCGAGCGGACTGACCATCGGGTTCTCGTTCTCGAGCCCCGTGCGCATCGCGTCACCAGTCCTCGTGGTCGTCGGCGATGTCCGGATCGTCGTCCACCGGCTCAAGCCGACGGCCCTCCATCGCCGCGACGTCCTCATCCGAGAGGTCGGGCGTCTCCACCACGGCCTGAGGCAGCGACCTCGCATGGTTGACGCCGTCGGGCAGCAGGATCGCCCGGGCCTGCCCGGCCAGGATCACCGAACCCGCGATGAGGATGCCGGCCCCCGGACCGCTGGCATCGGCGATCCGGATCGCCCGCTCGATCGCCTCGGAGACGGTCGGTTCGACGTCCAGATGCTCGGCATCCCAGTGGGCCGACGCCTTGTCGGCCAGCTCGTCGACCGGCAGCGCCCTGGACAGCTCCGGCATCGTGGTGACGACCACGTGGTCCACGTCCTCGGCCATCTCCGACAGCACGCCGTCGATGTCCTTGTCCCGCATCGCCGCGACCACCGCGATGAGGGGATGAAGGTCGAAGGACTCGCGCAGGCCCGCCATCGCCGAGCCGGCGCCGTGCGGATTGTGGAAGGTGTCGAGGATGATCGTCGGAGAACGGCGCACCACCTCGAGACGGGCCTCGGCATGAACCTGCGACAGACCCTGCTCGATGATCGCCGGGCTCAGAGGCTTGCCACCCAGGAAGGCCTCCACGGCGGCCACAGCCTGCGCGGCGTTGTGAGCCATGTGCTCGCCGAACAGCGGCAGATACAGCTCGCCGAGGGGCCCGGCGGCCTCCTCGATCCTGATCACCTGACCGCCCAGCGCGGGGCGCCGCTCGAGCAGGGCGTAGTCGGGCCCTTCGAGGACCGGCTGCACCCCGACGTCGGTGCACTGAGCCAGCAGCACAGCAGCGGCCTCCGGCTTCTGCCCGGCGATGACGGCACGCGACCCGGCCTTGATGATCCCCGCCTTCTCGGCGGCGATCTTGTCGAGGGTGTCGCCGAGGATGTGCATGTGGTCCATCGCCACCGGGGTGATGACAGCGACCTGGGCATCGGCCACATTCGTGGCATCCCAGCGCCCCCCCAGGCCCACCTCGATCACTGCGACATCCACCGGAGCATCGGCGAAGGCCGCGAACGCCATGGCCGTGATGACCTCGAAGAAGGTCATCTCGATACCGTCGATCCGTTGCGCATCAACCATCTGCACCATCGGGGAGACCTGCTCCCAGACGCTGTCGAAGGTCTCGACGCTGATCGGCTCGCCGTCGATGCAGATCCGCTCGCGCACATCAACAAGATGGGGCGACGAGTACCGGCCCACCCGAAGCCCGGCGGCGCGCAGCAGCGCCTCGATCATGATCGCCGTCGAACCCTTGCCATTGGTGCCGGCGATCTGGATCACCGGACAGGCGCTCTCGGGACTGCCCAGCAGATCGAGGAGAGCCTTCTCGCGCCCCAGACCCGGTCCGATCCGGTTCTCGGGCCAACGGACCTGCAGCGCGGCCGCCAGCCGGTCGTGGGCGGACCGGTCGGAGTCGATGTCGCTCAATAGATGACCTCTCCGCTGCGGCGACGCTCCCGCAGGCTCTCCAGAGCCTCCGCGAGGATGGCTGCCGCCTCCTCATCGCTGCGGCGCTCCTTGACGTAGGCCAGATGGGTCTTGTACGGCGTGATCTTCGGCGGAGGCGGCGGATTCTTGGAGTCCCGATTGGCCGGATACCCGCACTTGGGGCAGTCCCAGGTGTCAGGGATCTGCGCGTCGACCGAGAAGACCGGCCGGATCACGTGGTGATTCGCGCAGTAGTAGGTCACGACCTCCCGGGGCGCGGACTCCCCCCGCTCGGCCTCTCCCATCGGGCCCGCACCGACCCGACTTCCTCGAATGGCGTTACCACCGGCCACGTCCTTGCACTCTCCTCGTCATGAGATGGAGGGCGGCCGTCAGTCGGCCGTCCGATCGTCATCCCGGAACCACTGTGCCCCGGTACCGACGTTGCGGGCGCTCTCGGTGGCGCCCGCCCGCGACTCACACGCCGTAGCGATACACCGCCAGCAGGGCGATGATGCAGGCGACCCAGACCACGCCGACGATCACTGTGAGGCGATCGAGATTGCGCTCAGCGACCGAATGACCGCCCATCGATGTGGAGACTCCCCCGCCGAACAGGTCGGACAGTCCGCCGCCCTTGCTCTTGTGGAGAAGCACGAAGAGAGTGAGGATCACACTGATCACACACAGGACGATCGACAGAGTCATCACAGGCCATGTCATGAGCGGCGCGGAAATCACGTGGTACACCCTAACTCACATATTTCAGGCGGAGGGACGACCCCCCTGCACCCCTCGGGCGATGGCATCCACATCGGTCGAGTCTGTATCGCCGGCCACGCACTGCATCCCGGATCTGTTTCCGCGCTCGACCAGAAGGCGCTCGCTCCTCCCCGAACGGGTCAGGACAGCAGGGCGCCCCGGGCCTTGCGGCCCGGGGCACCCGCGAATCTCGACCTCTGAGAAATGATCTCAGGGATCGATCACTTCTGGTAGAAGGTCACGATCTCGGTGAAGTCGCCGGGCTTGAGCGAGGCACCGCCCACCAGCGCGCCGTCGATATCGGGCTTGCCCATGATCTCGACGACATTGCCGGCCTTGACCGAGCCGCCGTACTGAATCCGCACGGCCTCGGCGGTCGGGGCGTCGTAGAGCTCCTCGACGGCCTTGCGGATGGCCCC contains these protein-coding regions:
- the ndk gene encoding nucleoside-diphosphate kinase — protein: MTDKQRTLVLLKPDAVKRHLIGEIIGRYEARGLKVLAMQMRTIDGDLAKAHYAEHIGREYYQGLEDFITSGPLVAMVLEGRKAIQVVRATNGRTDCADAAPGTIRGDFGTQQRRNLVHASDSPESAAREIGLWFPHLLVVDAAAA
- a CDS encoding TIGR03936 family radical SAM-associated protein is translated as MARRTAGQPEQQEPPVQRLRVHYAKRGTARFTSHRDVARAIERALNRARVPMSYSSGFHPHPRISYASASATGAASEAEYLEIGLASRRDPSWVARELDDSLPSGLAVLRVVETDRTPFTELLTASAWLMDPGPVVGLGPAVAELLAAESHLVTRMTKSGRREFDVRSALIGLDLHEGSLRLMLWHRTPLVRPDDVLTALAQQAGALDPAGCLSVRLAQGRPVDPARGILTELLDPLDGGPRRVWSDA
- a CDS encoding DUF4233 domain-containing protein, with product MRTGLENENPMVSPLAATLTFEAVVFVLAVPGMIFISELPAGPAIGAGALGIVLCLAALAGLRHGWGYPVGWLTQAVAVAMGLLTPMMYLVGAIFAVIWVSTFVLGRRLQSRRPAR
- a CDS encoding TIGR03960 family B12-binding radical SAM protein, whose amino-acid sequence is MNADTEAEDLFPRLEPLLNRVSRPIQYVGGEVNSVVKPWDGARVRWALMYPDAYEVGQPNQGVAILYEVLNEQDWILAERSYAVWPDMERLMRSSGVPQFTLDGHRRIGAFDIVGVSLSTELGYTNLLNALDLGDIPVHQCDRRDCDPLVIVGGHASFNPEPIADFIDAAILGDGEEAVLEVSRILDRWKEDGRPGGREELLQRLAETGGVYVPSFYDVGYLPDGQIGQVAPNRVRAPFSVAKHTVMDLDRWPYPARPVVPIAETVHERYSVEIFRGCTRGCRFCQAGMITRPVRERSIDTIGAMVEQGLNATGLEEVGLLSLSSADHSEIGEITRQLADRYEGTNTSLSLPSTRVDAFNIDLANELSRNGRRSGLTFAPEGGSERMRRVINKQVTEEDLISTVATAFGNGWRQVKLYFMCGLPTETDEDVLGIHDMAAHVIEAGRAAAGSRDVRCTISIGGFVPKPHTPFQWAGQASAETIDDRLGKLRDAIRADRRFGRAIGMRYHDGRPGIIEGLLSRGDRRVGRVIEAVWRDGGVFDGWNEHFSYDRWVACCEQELEPLGVSLDWYTTRERDYSEVLPWDHLDAGLDRDWLWDDWQDSLGGEPVDDCRWNPCYDCGVCPQMGTEIQIGPSGRALIPLRVSPAGDAS
- the secG gene encoding preprotein translocase subunit SecG, which encodes MTWPVMTLSIVLCVISVILTLFVLLHKSKGGGLSDLFGGGVSTSMGGHSVAERNLDRLTVIVGVVWVACIIALLAVYRYGV
- a CDS encoding RNA polymerase-binding protein RbpA, whose translation is MGEAERGESAPREVVTYYCANHHVIRPVFSVDAQIPDTWDCPKCGYPANRDSKNPPPPPKITPYKTHLAYVKERRSDEEAAAILAEALESLRERRRSGEVIY
- a CDS encoding glycoside hydrolase family 3 protein codes for the protein MSIAETPEEILARMSLAEKIGQLMMCEVYGTDPDRPHEGNGRRFGVPTAAEAVRALHLGSAIYFRWTDSFAEGPGALAGLSRRLQEIARQDSGTGMLIATDQEQGPSSRFGPPATLFPGAMALAAAGDPGLARRSAAITGAELMAVGINVDLAPDADVNVNPANPVIGVRSFGSDPGLVARMVAAQVSGYQDDAGVSACAKHFPGHGDTSTDSHTGLPVIEHDRSLWERVDAPPFRSAIEAGVDMVMTAHIRLPELEPDGQPATLSRRVLDGMLRTGLGFDGVIITDSLQMSGVRQDHDDPEIAVRALLAGADLILMPPDPLGARDAVTAAVTGGRLPPAELDAKVLRVLRLKARRGLLRGGSPIAAPDLSVVGSPAHREVADQVAAAAVTRVNEGAPLPGSLAGLRVLVCGWGEAQDGDLVALLAGRLRGFGAVVRGEQTGREPSAAAAAGLAVAARDQDLVVCLTHDVAAGSAQAELVGRLAESGTTTVAVSVGVPYDAAYLPAAVTQLAVYSLAPPAVDAVARVLAGQSRAEGALPVEMA
- a CDS encoding bifunctional folylpolyglutamate synthase/dihydrofolate synthase yields the protein MDSDRSAHDRLAAALQVRWPENRIGPGLGREKALLDLLGSPESACPVIQIAGTNGKGSTAIMIEALLRAAGLRVGRYSSPHLVDVRERICIDGEPISVETFDSVWEQVSPMVQMVDAQRIDGIEMTFFEVITAMAFAAFADAPVDVAVIEVGLGGRWDATNVADAQVAVITPVAMDHMHILGDTLDKIAAEKAGIIKAGSRAVIAGQKPEAAAVLLAQCTDVGVQPVLEGPDYALLERRPALGGQVIRIEEAAGPLGELYLPLFGEHMAHNAAQAVAAVEAFLGGKPLSPAIIEQGLSQVHAEARLEVVRRSPTIILDTFHNPHGAGSAMAGLRESFDLHPLIAVVAAMRDKDIDGVLSEMAEDVDHVVVTTMPELSRALPVDELADKASAHWDAEHLDVEPTVSEAIERAIRIADASGPGAGILIAGSVILAGQARAILLPDGVNHARSLPQAVVETPDLSDEDVAAMEGRRLEPVDDDPDIADDHEDW